In one window of Paraburkholderia phymatum STM815 DNA:
- the fliM gene encoding flagellar motor switch protein FliM: protein MGHEEFMSQEEVDALLKGVTGESDSQADQSDRAGVRPYNIATQERIVRGRMPGLEIINDRFARLLRVGIFNFMRRTAEISVGPVKVQKYSEFTRNLPIPTNLNLVHVKPLRGTSLFVFDPNLVFFVVDNLFGGDGRFHTRVEGREFTQTEQRIIHKLLNLVFEHYTAAWKSVRPLSFEYTRSEMHTQFANVATPNEIVIVTQFSIEFGPTGGTLHICMPYSMIEPIRDVLSSPIQGEALEVDRRWVRVLSQQVQAAEVELTADLAQIPVTFQEILNMKAGDVLPINIPEHITAKVDGVPVMECGYGIFNGQYALRVQKMISAAEQMKEAGYD, encoded by the coding sequence ATGGGCCACGAAGAGTTCATGTCCCAGGAGGAGGTCGATGCCCTTCTCAAGGGCGTCACCGGCGAGTCTGACTCGCAAGCCGACCAGTCCGATCGTGCCGGCGTCCGCCCGTACAACATCGCGACACAGGAGCGCATCGTTCGCGGCCGGATGCCCGGCCTCGAAATCATCAACGACCGTTTCGCGCGACTGTTGCGCGTCGGCATTTTCAACTTCATGCGGCGCACAGCGGAAATTTCGGTCGGCCCGGTGAAGGTGCAGAAGTACAGCGAATTCACGCGCAATCTGCCGATCCCGACGAACCTGAACCTCGTCCATGTGAAGCCTCTGCGCGGCACGTCGCTGTTCGTGTTCGATCCGAACCTCGTGTTCTTCGTGGTCGACAATCTGTTCGGCGGCGACGGGCGTTTTCATACGCGCGTCGAAGGCCGTGAATTCACGCAGACCGAGCAGCGCATCATCCACAAGCTGCTGAATCTCGTGTTCGAACACTATACGGCTGCATGGAAGAGCGTGCGGCCGCTGTCGTTCGAATACACGCGCTCGGAAATGCATACGCAGTTCGCAAACGTTGCCACGCCGAACGAGATCGTGATCGTCACGCAGTTCTCGATCGAATTCGGACCGACGGGCGGCACGCTGCATATCTGCATGCCGTACTCGATGATCGAGCCGATCCGCGACGTGCTCTCCTCGCCGATTCAGGGCGAAGCGCTCGAAGTGGACCGCCGCTGGGTGCGCGTGCTGTCGCAGCAGGTGCAGGCAGCCGAAGTAGAGCTGACGGCGGATCTCGCGCAGATCCCCGTGACGTTCCAGGAGATTCTCAACATGAAGGCGGGCGACGTGCTGCCCATCAATATTCCGGAGCACATCACCGCGAAAGTCGACGGCGTGCCCGTGATGGAATGCGGCTACGGTATTTTCAATGGGCAATACGCGCTGCGCGTGCAGAAGATGATCAGCGCAGCGGAACAGATGAAGGAAGCGGGATATGACTGA
- the fliN gene encoding flagellar motor switch protein FliN yields MTELNSTPEMDMPEESKVNDSMPGSGSDEASLDDWASALAEQNDNTAVSASTAGVFQPLSKVEPTTTRNDIDMILDIPVQMTVELGRTKIAIRNLLQLAQGSVVELDGLAGEPMDVLVNGCLIAQGEVVVVNDKFGIRLTDIITPSERIRKLNR; encoded by the coding sequence ATGACTGAGTTGAACTCGACACCCGAAATGGACATGCCGGAAGAGTCCAAAGTGAATGATTCGATGCCTGGCTCGGGCTCCGACGAAGCATCGCTCGACGATTGGGCGAGCGCGCTCGCTGAGCAGAACGACAACACCGCTGTGAGCGCGAGCACTGCGGGCGTGTTCCAGCCGCTGTCGAAGGTCGAGCCGACCACGACGCGCAACGACATCGACATGATCCTGGACATTCCCGTTCAGATGACCGTCGAACTGGGCCGCACGAAAATCGCGATCCGCAACCTGCTGCAACTCGCGCAGGGTTCCGTCGTCGAGCTGGATGGTCTGGCAGGCGAACCGATGGACGTGCTCGTCAACGGTTGCCTGATCGCACAGGGCGAAGTGGTTGTCGTGAACGACAAGTTCGGTATTCGCCTGACGGACATCATCACGCCGTCCGAGCGCATCCGGAAGCTGAACCGATGA
- the fliO gene encoding flagellar biosynthetic protein FliO gives MKYAVSRAASHGSGQPLPRRARLMSTVALACLTLGASAFHFAHAADMNAVNNAAKIASGVGAGTAVPALGVGAVLQTIVGLAVVIGLVFGFAWLARRFGLQPGQRGGIVKTIGGTSLGGKERVAVVEVGGTWLVLGAAPGNVRLLHTMPAGSVKGTSSFTGTPAAPGTSGETPAGSPVQLSGNFGQRFRDALKQEASRRFQRRDSGEQ, from the coding sequence ATGAAATACGCAGTATCCCGGGCCGCGTCACACGGGAGCGGCCAGCCGCTTCCGCGCCGCGCCCGTCTCATGTCGACGGTTGCACTGGCGTGTCTCACGCTCGGTGCAAGCGCCTTCCATTTCGCGCACGCCGCCGACATGAATGCCGTCAACAACGCCGCGAAGATCGCCTCGGGCGTCGGGGCGGGAACCGCGGTGCCAGCCCTCGGCGTCGGCGCCGTGTTGCAGACCATCGTCGGACTCGCCGTCGTCATCGGCCTCGTGTTCGGCTTCGCGTGGCTCGCACGCCGCTTCGGCCTGCAACCCGGCCAGCGCGGCGGGATTGTGAAGACGATCGGCGGCACGTCGCTCGGCGGCAAGGAACGTGTTGCGGTCGTGGAAGTGGGCGGCACCTGGCTCGTGCTCGGTGCGGCGCCCGGCAATGTGCGCCTGTTGCATACGATGCCTGCCGGCTCGGTCAAGGGCACCTCTTCTTTCACCGGCACGCCTGCGGCGCCTGGCACATCCGGCGAAACGCCCGCCGGCAGCCCGGTCCAGCTGAGCGGCAACTTTGGACAGCGCTTTCGCGACGCGCTCAAGCAGGAAGCATCCAGACGTTTCCAGCGACGCGACAGCGGAGAACAGTAA
- the fliP gene encoding flagellar type III secretion system pore protein FliP (The bacterial flagellar biogenesis protein FliP forms a type III secretion system (T3SS)-type pore required for flagellar assembly.) — MKKRILKGVAFAAPLAVPALMLAAPTLSHAQTAGLPAFNTSPGPNGGTTYSLSVQTMLLLTMLSFLPAMVLMMTSFTRIIIVLSLLRQAIGAPTTPPNQVLVGLALFLTLFVMSPVLDKAYNDGYKPFSEGTIQMDEAVKRGVAPFKAFMLKQTRESDLALFARISHAPPMQGPEDVPLSLLVPSFVTSELKTGFQIGFTVFIPFVIIDMVVASVLMSMGMMMISPATISLPFKLMLFVLVDGWQLIVGSLAQSFV, encoded by the coding sequence ATGAAAAAGCGCATCCTGAAGGGTGTTGCATTTGCTGCGCCGCTCGCCGTTCCTGCGCTGATGCTTGCCGCTCCGACGCTGTCGCATGCGCAGACTGCGGGTCTGCCCGCTTTCAACACGAGCCCCGGCCCGAACGGCGGCACGACGTACTCGCTAAGCGTGCAGACGATGCTGCTGCTTACGATGCTGTCGTTCCTGCCCGCGATGGTGCTGATGATGACGAGCTTCACGCGCATCATCATCGTGTTGTCGCTGCTGCGTCAGGCGATCGGCGCGCCGACCACGCCGCCCAACCAGGTGCTGGTCGGTCTCGCGCTGTTTCTTACGCTGTTCGTGATGTCGCCCGTGCTCGACAAGGCCTACAACGACGGCTACAAACCGTTCTCCGAAGGTACGATACAGATGGACGAGGCCGTGAAGCGCGGTGTCGCGCCGTTCAAGGCGTTCATGCTGAAGCAGACACGCGAGAGCGATCTCGCGCTGTTCGCGCGCATCTCGCACGCGCCGCCGATGCAGGGCCCGGAAGACGTGCCGCTGTCGCTGCTGGTGCCGTCGTTCGTGACGAGCGAACTGAAGACGGGCTTCCAGATCGGCTTCACCGTGTTCATTCCGTTCGTGATCATCGACATGGTGGTGGCGAGCGTGCTGATGTCGATGGGCATGATGATGATTTCGCCCGCGACCATTTCGCTGCCTTTCAAGCTGATGCTGTTCGTGCTGGTCGACGGCTGGCAGCTGATCGTCGGTTCGCTCGCGCAGAGCTTCGTTTAA
- the fliQ gene encoding flagellar biosynthesis protein FliQ — translation MTPETVTTLAHEAMYIALLLAAPPLFVGLVVGLIVSLFQAATQINEATLSFIPKLFAIAVTLVLIGPWMLAKMLDYMRHMFTSIPTLAG, via the coding sequence ATGACGCCGGAAACCGTCACCACCCTTGCGCACGAAGCGATGTACATCGCGTTGCTGCTGGCCGCGCCGCCGCTGTTCGTGGGGCTCGTCGTCGGTCTGATCGTGAGCCTGTTCCAGGCCGCGACGCAGATCAACGAAGCGACGCTGTCGTTCATTCCGAAGCTATTCGCGATTGCCGTGACGCTGGTGCTGATCGGCCCGTGGATGCTTGCGAAGATGCTCGATTACATGCGCCACATGTTCACGAGCATTCCGACGCTCGCCGGCTGA
- the fliR gene encoding flagellar biosynthetic protein FliR: MFSVTYEQLNVWLTAFLWPFVRILALMATAPAFGDKSLPNRVKIGLAGFVTLIVAPTIGALPSATVFSAQGIWIIVNQFLIGAALGFTMQIVFGAVQAAGDIIGMSMGLGFATFFDPHAAGSTDVMSRYVYMIAILTFLALDGHLQVLSALVQTFQALPVSANVLGANGWRVLVGWGSTVVSAGLLLSLPIVTALLITNLALGILNRAAPQVGVFQVGLPVTVITGLLLIQLMLPNMMPFFARVFESGIDQMARVAAGLK, encoded by the coding sequence ATGTTTTCCGTCACCTACGAGCAGCTGAACGTCTGGCTCACCGCGTTCCTGTGGCCGTTCGTGCGGATACTCGCGCTGATGGCGACGGCGCCCGCATTCGGCGACAAGTCGCTGCCGAACCGCGTGAAGATTGGCCTGGCGGGCTTCGTCACACTGATCGTCGCACCGACGATTGGTGCGCTGCCGTCGGCCACCGTGTTTTCCGCGCAGGGCATCTGGATCATCGTGAACCAGTTCCTGATCGGCGCGGCGCTGGGCTTCACGATGCAGATCGTGTTTGGCGCGGTGCAAGCTGCGGGCGACATCATCGGCATGAGCATGGGCCTCGGCTTCGCGACATTCTTCGACCCGCATGCGGCGGGTTCGACGGATGTGATGTCGCGCTATGTGTACATGATCGCGATTCTGACTTTTCTTGCGCTGGATGGGCACCTGCAGGTGCTGTCGGCGTTGGTGCAGACGTTTCAGGCGCTGCCGGTGTCCGCGAATGTGCTGGGGGCGAATGGCTGGCGCGTGCTGGTTGGATGGGGGAGCACTGTGGTCAGTGCTGGGCTGCTGTTGTCTTTGCCCATTGTCACCGCGCTTTTGATTACCAACCTCGCGTTGGGGATTCTCAATCGGGCTGCGCCGCAGGTCGGGGTGTTTCAGGTTGGATTGCCGGTTACTGTCATTACCGGGTTGCTTTTGATTCAGCTCATGCTGCCGAATATGATGCCCTTCTTTGCTCGCGTGTTCGAGAGTGGGATCGATCAGATGGCTCGGGTGGCGGCCGGTTTAAAGTAA
- a CDS encoding flagella synthesis protein FlgN: MKDALLATVIDEYSAVELFASVLAAEERALTTVHPIDTLPPIVEKKMELVEKLSMLEKVRDSQLAELGYPAGWKGMELAVANDSRLAAQWSLLQKSVERAKRFNTTNGALIRTRMEYNRRALAALNVAVGPERGALYGPDGRVPAFGI, from the coding sequence ATGAAAGACGCCCTGCTTGCCACCGTCATCGACGAATATTCCGCTGTGGAGCTATTTGCCTCCGTCCTCGCTGCCGAGGAGCGGGCGCTGACCACGGTACATCCCATCGACACGCTGCCGCCCATCGTCGAAAAGAAGATGGAGCTGGTGGAGAAGCTCTCCATGCTGGAGAAGGTTCGCGACTCGCAGCTTGCGGAACTGGGTTATCCCGCCGGATGGAAGGGCATGGAGCTGGCTGTGGCCAACGATTCTCGTCTTGCGGCGCAATGGTCGTTGTTGCAGAAGTCGGTTGAGCGGGCGAAGCGGTTCAATACGACCAATGGCGCGTTGATCCGTACTCGCATGGAGTATAACCGGCGGGCTCTGGCCGCCTTGAACGTGGCTGTTGGGCCGGAGCGCGGTGCGCTTTATGGGCCGGATGGGCGGGTTCCTGCTTTTGGAATTTGA
- the flgM gene encoding flagellar biosynthesis anti-sigma factor FlgM — MKVDSTPHSGLQTLKDGLQRTQQGDTPTTGGVGASTSTATGASGDASVNLSGLSSQLHSLASAGSSDIDTSHVASIKQAIKDGTLTIDSGKIADGVLATARDLLQKKSQSSGN, encoded by the coding sequence GTGAAAGTTGATTCCACTCCCCATTCAGGCCTGCAGACGTTGAAAGACGGCCTGCAGCGCACGCAGCAAGGCGACACCCCGACGACGGGCGGTGTCGGTGCGTCGACGTCGACGGCCACGGGCGCGTCGGGTGACGCGAGTGTCAATCTGTCGGGACTGTCGTCGCAGTTGCACAGCCTCGCGAGCGCCGGTTCGTCGGACATCGACACGTCGCATGTCGCGTCGATCAAGCAGGCGATCAAGGACGGTACGTTGACGATCGACTCCGGAAAGATCGCCGACGGCGTGCTGGCAACGGCGCGCGACCTGTTGCAGAAGAAGAGCCAGTCGTCCGGCAACTGA
- the flgA gene encoding flagellar basal body P-ring formation chaperone FlgA produces the protein MPLPATASREARRMGARAARTLSAMALVVACAAASVAHAQENGSSGGPIVIAGPGEKNPAELQALAERINTQPPAAASRASVPNTPSVAPATLAANPRGDADRFAQAARADGAIVIPGADEAAAQRSAPVAPAHMNAPAPGMMRVSLQPAARQVMPVLVAPAQAVARQTAGVQPIAVNPPAGNAVARNGVLAAQASARAPAQAAAQSAAQPVAPTPPGQQDGESIRRAALAYLQQQSAGLPGKVDISVATVFPRGLAACTTLEPFLPTGARVWGRTTVGVRCAGERPWTLYLQAKVSIHATYFVAARSIAPGELLSSSDLVARDGDLTVLPQAVITDASQVVGSVALMRVSPGLPLRRDMLKSAEAVSIGQSVKVVAQGPGFAISAEGSAMNNASPGQPVKVRTANGQIIQGVVKDAGTVEIQL, from the coding sequence ATGCCCTTGCCCGCCACCGCTTCGCGCGAAGCTCGCCGTATGGGCGCGCGCGCTGCCCGGACGCTGTCGGCGATGGCACTGGTCGTCGCATGCGCGGCCGCATCCGTTGCGCATGCACAGGAAAACGGCTCGTCCGGCGGACCGATCGTGATTGCGGGACCCGGCGAGAAGAATCCCGCCGAACTGCAGGCGCTGGCCGAGCGCATCAATACGCAGCCGCCCGCTGCTGCATCCCGCGCGAGCGTTCCGAATACGCCGTCCGTTGCGCCCGCAACGCTTGCCGCGAATCCGCGTGGCGACGCGGACCGCTTCGCGCAAGCTGCCCGTGCCGATGGTGCGATCGTGATTCCGGGTGCGGACGAAGCAGCGGCACAGCGGAGTGCGCCCGTTGCGCCCGCCCATATGAATGCGCCTGCGCCGGGCATGATGCGCGTGAGCCTGCAACCGGCGGCGCGTCAGGTGATGCCTGTGTTGGTCGCGCCGGCGCAAGCTGTGGCGCGGCAGACGGCGGGCGTTCAGCCGATTGCCGTGAATCCTCCCGCCGGTAATGCCGTCGCGCGCAATGGCGTGCTCGCTGCTCAGGCATCTGCTCGGGCGCCGGCGCAGGCAGCGGCTCAGTCCGCCGCTCAGCCGGTTGCGCCGACGCCGCCCGGACAACAGGACGGCGAATCGATCCGGCGCGCGGCGCTTGCCTATTTGCAGCAGCAGTCGGCGGGTTTGCCGGGCAAGGTCGACATCAGCGTCGCGACGGTCTTTCCGCGCGGTCTCGCCGCGTGCACGACGCTCGAGCCGTTCCTGCCGACGGGGGCGCGCGTCTGGGGCCGCACGACGGTCGGCGTGCGCTGCGCGGGCGAGCGTCCCTGGACGCTGTATCTGCAGGCCAAGGTTTCGATTCACGCGACGTACTTCGTCGCCGCACGCTCCATTGCGCCAGGCGAGCTGCTGTCGTCCTCCGATCTCGTCGCGCGCGACGGAGACCTGACGGTTCTGCCGCAAGCCGTGATCACCGATGCGTCGCAGGTGGTCGGCTCCGTCGCGCTGATGCGTGTGTCGCCGGGCTTGCCGCTGCGCCGCGACATGTTGAAGAGCGCCGAGGCGGTGTCGATCGGCCAGAGCGTGAAGGTCGTCGCTCAGGGGCCCGGTTTCGCGATTTCGGCGGAAGGCAGTGCCATGAACAACGCGTCGCCGGGCCAGCCGGTCAAGGTGAGGACGGCGAATGGGCAGATCATTCAGGGCGTCGTGAAGGACGCCGGGACGGTCGAAATCCAGCTCTGA
- the flgB gene encoding flagellar basal body rod protein FlgB, with protein MLDKLDAEFAFGRQALDVRAYRQELLSSNIANSDTPGYKARDIDFASSLAGALKKSGGSTAGASNNSQLAMTQPAGVSQGMSMASTEPGHMTGKARLVATGGPTDDFGRVAYRIPAQPSLDGNTVDLDAERVQFADNSLHFESGMTVLSQQIKAMLSAITSNG; from the coding sequence ATGCTGGACAAACTCGATGCCGAATTTGCCTTTGGCCGCCAGGCGCTCGATGTGCGCGCCTATCGCCAGGAATTGCTGTCGTCGAACATCGCGAATTCGGACACGCCGGGCTACAAGGCTCGCGATATCGATTTCGCTTCGTCGCTCGCGGGCGCGCTGAAGAAAAGCGGCGGCTCGACGGCGGGCGCGTCGAACAACTCGCAACTCGCAATGACGCAGCCGGCCGGCGTGTCGCAAGGCATGTCGATGGCTTCGACGGAGCCGGGCCACATGACGGGCAAGGCGCGCCTTGTCGCGACGGGCGGCCCGACCGACGACTTCGGCCGCGTCGCCTATCGCATTCCGGCGCAGCCTTCGCTGGATGGCAACACCGTCGATCTGGACGCCGAGCGCGTGCAGTTCGCCGACAACTCGCTGCACTTCGAGTCGGGCATGACGGTGCTGTCGCAGCAGATCAAGGCCATGCTGTCGGCGATCACGTCGAACGGTTGA
- the flgC gene encoding flagellar basal body rod protein FlgC — protein MPSLMNIFNVAGSAMSAQSQRLNVTASNLANADSTTGPDGKPYKAKQVVFAVNPIGGARTGSGQQVGGVQVTGVIDDPTPMKTSYEPGNPAADANGYVQLPNVDPVQEMVNMISASRSYQANVETLNTAKQLMLKTLTIGT, from the coding sequence ATGCCATCCCTGATGAACATTTTCAACGTCGCCGGTTCGGCGATGTCCGCGCAGTCGCAACGCCTGAACGTGACCGCGTCGAACCTCGCGAACGCCGACAGTACGACGGGCCCCGACGGCAAGCCGTACAAGGCGAAGCAGGTCGTGTTCGCCGTCAACCCGATCGGCGGCGCGCGCACGGGCTCCGGCCAGCAGGTCGGCGGCGTGCAGGTGACGGGCGTCATCGACGATCCGACGCCGATGAAGACGTCGTACGAGCCCGGCAACCCGGCCGCCGACGCAAACGGTTACGTGCAGTTGCCGAACGTCGACCCCGTGCAGGAAATGGTCAACATGATTTCGGCATCGCGCTCTTACCAGGCCAACGTCGAAACGCTCAACACCGCGAAACAGCTGATGCTGAAGACGCTCACGATCGGAACCTGA
- a CDS encoding flagellar hook assembly protein FlgD → MTTSTTIGNNGATVSQTLLDTMNGAKSASSSSSSSSATSGSDLQNTFLQLLIAQMKNQDPTSPMDSSQMTSQLAQINTVTGIGQLNSSLTSLASQLTTNQQTQAANLINSTVLAPGDSFSVSSGKATGFGVTLASDATDVQVTVKNSAGQIVNTIDLGKQSAGTIPVGWTPVDKSGNALPDGTYTFTAASTTANGTGAPTTLSAATVQGVLKQPDGTPGLVLSNGKTVGLSTVAAII, encoded by the coding sequence TTGACTACCAGCACCACTATCGGCAACAACGGCGCGACGGTTTCGCAGACATTGCTCGACACGATGAACGGCGCGAAGAGTGCGTCGTCGTCGAGCAGCTCGTCGAGCGCGACCTCGGGCAGCGACCTGCAGAACACTTTCCTGCAACTGCTCATCGCGCAGATGAAGAACCAGGATCCGACGAGCCCGATGGACAGCTCGCAGATGACCTCTCAGCTCGCGCAGATCAACACGGTGACGGGCATCGGCCAGCTGAATTCGTCGCTGACCTCGCTCGCTTCGCAACTCACGACCAACCAGCAAACGCAGGCCGCGAACCTGATCAATTCGACGGTGCTCGCACCGGGGGACAGCTTCTCGGTGTCGTCGGGCAAGGCAACGGGCTTCGGCGTCACGCTCGCCAGCGACGCGACGGACGTGCAGGTCACGGTCAAGAACTCGGCAGGCCAGATCGTCAACACGATCGACCTCGGCAAGCAGTCGGCAGGCACGATTCCCGTCGGCTGGACACCCGTCGACAAGAGCGGCAACGCGCTGCCCGACGGCACCTACACATTCACGGCAGCCAGCACGACGGCAAACGGCACGGGCGCTCCTACCACGCTGTCGGCCGCGACCGTGCAGGGTGTCCTCAAGCAGCCGGACGGCACGCCTGGCCTCGTTCTGTCGAACGGCAAAACGGTTGGCCTGTCGACGGTCGCCGCCATTATCTAA
- a CDS encoding flagellar hook protein FlgE has product MGYQQGLSGLAGASSDLDVIGNNIANANTVGFKQGAAQFADMYANSVATAVNNQIGIGTRMSQVEQNFSQGTISTDDIALHVAINGSGFFQMSNNGALTYSRNGVFQLDKNGYITNADGLKLMGYAANANGIINTAGTVPLQVPTANIPPTATKTITAGLNLNAQDALKLGTPSVTFTTSTGSLTNNGVSITDATQGTNANTYTITFSSPTAYTVTSSDGTSTTGTYSANSPIKLGNGETITLAGTPATGDSLTVAPTALAFDPTNSATYSYSTSVPVYDSLGGEQQVDMYFVKTSAGSWDVYAGKDGNVSTTKIGTAKFDTSGNLVSTLDSSGNPTSTLFAFNFSIPNSDGSATPQNLTLKIGGTTQFGSKDGTNSLTQDGFAAGQLTNFTVGTDGIITGNYSNGQTAALGQVALATFANQNGLINLGNNQFQATAASGVAVVAAPGSTNHGSLQGGATENSNVDLTSELVNLITAQRNYQANAQTIKTQQTVDQTLINL; this is encoded by the coding sequence ATGGGTTACCAACAAGGATTGAGCGGACTGGCAGGCGCATCGAGCGACCTCGACGTCATCGGCAACAACATCGCGAACGCAAACACCGTCGGCTTCAAGCAAGGCGCTGCGCAGTTCGCGGACATGTACGCGAACTCGGTCGCCACGGCCGTCAATAACCAGATCGGTATCGGCACGCGCATGTCGCAAGTCGAGCAGAACTTTTCGCAAGGCACGATCTCGACGGACGACATCGCACTGCACGTCGCGATCAACGGCAGCGGCTTCTTCCAGATGTCGAACAACGGCGCGCTGACATACTCGCGCAACGGCGTGTTCCAGCTCGACAAGAACGGCTACATCACGAACGCTGACGGTCTGAAGCTGATGGGCTACGCGGCGAACGCGAACGGCATCATCAACACGGCCGGCACGGTGCCGCTGCAGGTGCCGACGGCGAACATTCCGCCGACGGCCACCAAGACGATCACGGCAGGCCTGAACCTGAACGCGCAGGACGCGCTCAAGCTGGGCACGCCCTCGGTGACCTTTACGACCAGCACGGGCTCGCTGACGAACAACGGCGTGTCGATCACCGACGCGACGCAAGGCACGAACGCGAACACGTACACCATCACGTTCTCTAGCCCGACGGCCTACACGGTCACGTCGAGCGACGGCACGAGCACCACGGGCACGTACTCCGCCAATTCGCCGATCAAGCTCGGCAACGGCGAGACGATCACGCTGGCGGGCACGCCTGCTACGGGCGACTCGCTGACGGTCGCGCCGACTGCGCTCGCCTTCGACCCGACCAACAGTGCGACGTACAGCTACTCGACGTCGGTGCCCGTGTACGACTCGCTGGGCGGCGAACAACAGGTCGACATGTACTTCGTGAAGACCTCGGCCGGCTCGTGGGACGTGTACGCAGGCAAGGACGGCAACGTCTCGACGACGAAGATCGGCACCGCGAAGTTCGACACGTCGGGCAATCTGGTCAGCACGCTCGACTCGTCGGGTAACCCGACCTCGACGCTGTTCGCGTTCAACTTCTCGATCCCGAACTCGGACGGCTCCGCGACGCCGCAAAACCTGACGCTGAAGATCGGCGGCACGACGCAGTTCGGCAGCAAGGACGGCACGAACTCGCTGACGCAAGACGGCTTCGCGGCCGGCCAGCTGACGAACTTCACGGTCGGCACGGACGGCATCATCACGGGCAACTACTCGAACGGCCAGACGGCGGCACTCGGCCAGGTCGCACTCGCAACCTTCGCGAACCAGAACGGCCTGATCAACCTCGGCAACAACCAGTTCCAGGCAACGGCTGCTTCGGGCGTTGCAGTAGTCGCCGCGCCGGGCTCGACGAACCACGGCTCGCTGCAAGGCGGCGCCACGGAAAACTCGAACGTCGATCTGACGAGCGAGCTGGTGAACCTGATCACCGCGCAACGCAATTACCAGGCGAACGCGCAGACGATCAAGACCCAGCAGACCGTCGACCAGACGCTCATCAACCTGTAA
- the flgF gene encoding flagellar basal-body rod protein FlgF produces MDRLIYTAMSGATQALEQQAVVANNLANTSTTGFKAQLATFRAVPMAFGDGSTIQDDTTRTFVLSSTPGADYTPGPIQQTGNPLDVAIQGPGWLSVLTPDGEEAYTRAGNLHVDENGQLVTANNLPVVGGGGPVAVPPGAQVTIGKDGTVSALMPGDPATTIALVDQLKLVNPAPGALKRGDDGLFHTNDGNPADADPAVVVAAGALEGSNVNPVSAMVSMITNARQFQMQTKMIESADQNEQSANKLLNFS; encoded by the coding sequence ATGGACCGGCTCATATACACCGCGATGTCGGGCGCGACCCAGGCGCTCGAACAGCAGGCCGTGGTCGCGAACAACCTCGCGAACACCTCGACCACGGGTTTCAAGGCGCAGCTCGCGACGTTCCGCGCCGTGCCGATGGCGTTCGGCGACGGCAGCACGATTCAGGACGACACCACTCGCACTTTTGTGCTGTCGTCCACGCCGGGCGCGGATTACACGCCCGGCCCGATCCAGCAGACGGGCAACCCGCTCGACGTCGCGATCCAGGGTCCGGGCTGGCTGTCCGTTTTGACGCCTGACGGCGAGGAAGCGTACACGCGTGCAGGCAACCTTCATGTCGACGAAAACGGCCAGCTCGTGACGGCCAACAACCTGCCCGTGGTCGGCGGCGGCGGCCCGGTGGCCGTGCCACCCGGCGCGCAGGTGACCATCGGCAAGGACGGCACCGTATCGGCGCTGATGCCGGGCGACCCCGCCACGACGATCGCACTGGTCGATCAGTTGAAGCTGGTGAATCCCGCCCCCGGCGCGCTCAAGCGCGGCGACGACGGCCTCTTTCACACGAACGACGGCAATCCCGCCGACGCCGATCCCGCTGTGGTCGTCGCGGCAGGCGCGCTGGAAGGCAGCAACGTGAACCCGGTATCGGCGATGGTCTCGATGATCACCAACGCTCGCCAGTTCCAGATGCAGACGAAGATGATCGAGTCCGCCGACCAGAACGAGCAGTCGGCCAACAAGCTGCTGAACTTCAGCTAA